The genomic stretch ttcccttcactggaactaagcgtTCTAGGctaacccctgaaaaacaaccccatatcattatccctcctccaccaaactttacagttagCACAacacagtcaggcaggtaatgttctcctggcgtTCCCCAAGCCAAGACTCCTCCATCAGACtaccagatagagaagcatgatttgtcactcaaCAGAATATACCATTATACTGTACCATTatactttacaccactctatCCGACACTCAGCATTGCTCTTGGTGATGTGAGGTTTGCATGCAGCTACTCGGCCATGAAGCTCCCGGCCCACAgattttgtgctgatgttgacgccagaggaggtttggtagttattacaattattaagtAAGCAGAGCGTTGAGTGTGTGTAATGCACTATGCATCTCAACACTCGGCAACCTACTCTGTCACATTACATAGTTTGACACTTCatagctgagttgctgtggttcctaaatgcttctACTTTgcaataataccactcacagttgatcgtGGAATATCTAAaagggaagaaatttcacaaactgacttgatGCAACGATGGCATCCTTTTACAGTACCACCCTCTGATTCAGTGAGCTGTTTAGAACAACAGTGGTTCTAGACAGAaacatgaacagtcaaagaaccttttacacAATTAACGGGTTCTTTTCttggtgaaaatgttcttcagattgacagagaatgtattgtatatggttctccgtagcaccaaaaagggtcctgctgttatgatgtcaggcttgtcACAACAGAAAATTGTTTGGTGCTTTTTGgtgttatgtagaaccatcttttaaaaggttctataaagaaccttctACAACACACTCTGCATTAGTCGTAAggaccacttcaccatgcaatgAACCAatcaagcatgcaaatggctttttgagtgttcttggttctatatagaatcatgtctttactaaagaaccatcttttttttgaGTGTACCGAAGAGCCTAAGAACTGAACTGCTAATGTTCAAGATTGCTCAAAAAGGTCATTGTGCTGTTAGCGACAATAGCCAAGCCCACTTAGTAAGAACGGGTTGGATCTATGCTATACTGTCCATGTGGTGCAGACCCAGCTCCTCTTTCAAATCACTTGAAATCATTAGTGAATATGCACCCTCAACACACTTTAATGGCAAGGCATCTCACTCCAGGTTCCTGTCAGTCAGCAGAAATAATCTAAtgtctgtgtgtaaatgtgtttaatacGCTTAAAACGCTTGTGTGGTTATTAAGTAAACCTGTCTTTATCCTCTTTATGTAAAGTGTCCATTCTAAAGGCTCAGAAGTTTACCCTCCAGGGGTAAGGTCACAAACCATCCCTCCTCTGCCCTCCACAAGGTAACCACTTTCTAACTGAGTCCTGATTTCTCTGTTTCGGTCTGAGTAACTTTCTCTTCTTCATTTCTCATTGTTCGCAGAGCGTTCTCCTTTAGTGCTGGTCTGGGATCAGTGTCTTCATTTCTCtataaaatggttaaaaaaaaaaaggatttactCAGGAGAACTTGGCTTTTGCTACAGGTAAAATGGCAGCATACTCTGAGCCTATTATCTTTGTACTTTAAGAGCCTTTGtgaattaaaaatgcattgaagTGCAGTTTTCACCAgtgtaatataaaatgtacacacCTTTAATGTTTACACTTCAAATATACTTCAATACACACTAAGTGTATTGCTGGAACAACTTATGACAACTTAAGTGTATTTTTGGTATGACTTAATACATTTGTTTGTACTTTTGTGTGCTTTTTAAAGTTGCACTTAAGTAGATTTAAGTAAGCTACAGCAGTATAGCAGTATATATTCTAAATGCACTACTAGATGGTCTGATGCACTTCACTGCTTCTAGCTGAGTTACActgcattttaaattatatttcaaCATCACTAACATAAACTTAAGCGAACTTTTATAAAACATAATTGTGTACAATATTAGAAATAACAGAACCCAACTTAAATATACTTGAATTTTATttaagaaatgtttaaatgcaTCTTCAGTTCTAAAGTGTATGACTTATGCTGCACTGAAATGAACGTAAGCAGCTGTTAAGACACTCGAAATATACAGGGTGgatcaaaagtcacaggacaggtttattttattttattttttatttttattatcgacttttatctctggggttatctcaaacaaattgtgtatgctgagaaaatttgcaacaaacaccaccttcagcaccacatcGTAGAGGCTTGtcacaagcataaaaaataaaataaaatagaacggtgtcctgtgacgtctgactcaccctgtattttaAGTGCATATTCTTGTCCGTACTGATACCCACATTTGATTGGTACATAGTTTACCTAAAATGCAACTAAAGCATACTTTTAAAGTTATTGCTTTAATTTGTACTTCTGATTAATGCACTTATGTTGGTAGACTAAGTCTATATCCTTACAACACACTCCATTTTCTATAGAGCATATCATAGAAAATGTGTTGCTTTAAAATAgacatttttgaacatttttgattaatttccatgaaaaagaaaacatggtttttggtattttagcatattttaagTATATACTAATTATACAATGGATATACTTAAGTATTCTCACATTTCAGATGAAGTCACGCTGTATAGTGGCCTAGACTGCATTAGCTTTCAGAAGGGAAGCTCAAGAAGGGattaattagctaataataACAGAAACCACAGTTATGCAGTGCAGGAGTTGCAGGACTGGAGCTGGGAGCTCTGCACTAACTGCACTAGCAAACTTACAAAATCACGCctttcaaaacacaacatagtTTATGACATTCAGTCTTATATTTAACGTGGGGATGAGACGTGGGGATGAGATTAAAATCATCAATACTTTAAATttcagtttaaagcagttagGTAGCTTTGGGAGGTTGCACCCCAACCTcttgtgtttcagtagcaacagTTGGCATAGGAAGCGATTTGACTCACTTTCATGAAAATGTCATTAACTTAAAAACAAAGCATGGCTTCTACaagttttgaaaatatataaataaaatagagaAATATAATCTCCACTCAAATAAGTGCACATTGTTTTTACTATATCATTATAAAAATCAGAGCTCTACttactatttttattataaatactattattataattattatatgttTAGTGACTGCAATCCTGAAGTCTGGGAAtgctgcagccccctcagcaTCCCCAAACTTCCTATATCCCTGTAAGCTGCTCATAAATAAGGCACAATAAACAATTATCATGACCCCACGTCATTTACAGTGTATAATGCTCCTAATATGTGATCTTATCCCAGTTAGTGACTTGACAAATATCTCCTCTTTTCACTGATTGAATGGTTTAAACAGTCAAGTGAAGAGCATGTGAACAGTTTCATTTGGTAACTacatgtccaaaggtttgtagacagcTGCTCATCTAGCAttccttctgaaatcaagggtactAAGGGTATGCTCTTCTttgaaggctttacactagttgttggaacattgctttgaggatttgattgcatttagccacaagaacattagtaaggtcaggtagtgatgttggatgatcagttctggatcactacaactcatcccaaaggtattggatggagtgCCATTACTCCAGAGACTACAGtaccactgctccacagcccagtgctggggggatTTTAAGtttggcactgggcatggtgagCTTTGGGCCAAGTttagctgctccagagtgtcccattctagtGCTTTTCTAGGCAGActatacatgctgtgtgtgtacAGTTGAACACCTATGTCAGCAGTGGGGATACTTTTAGATGTAAACTCCTGCATTAGCAACAACCTCCATGAAACACTTTCTGAGACAGGTTGGTGTACTTTGGGCCAAACATCTGTATAAAACTCTTCCAAACGTAAATATTTTTGAGATATGTTTGGGTAAATTCTTCATTGTCATGTTACATCACCTAGCCTAGAACCTTGAGTTCTAGATCACAGACATCCTCAGACATTCTGCTGTAACATTTCCTGGTCCATCATCATAATTTAACCCTAAGTAATTCCAGTGCTCTCCAGGCCTTGAGGCAGCAAACCAGCACCATAGATAACAGGTTGTGGTTCATGTCACATCTGATAAACCTGTGCATCATCTAGAATCAAGTATAATTTGTACCTGAGTGCAGCATTATACaccctccaccatgcttcacagttagAATATGGCAGACCTCTGCATATTATCTATATACAAATAGGACAAAGAGCTTGAACCTTATGATCTCAACCCAAACTGGGTGAGTGTCTGGTGTAATATAGCCTAAAAAAATTTAGCTCATCAGTTCATccaaaataaaatcacagataTTATATAGACGTTACAAAATGGGACTGATTCCTAATTACAACTGTCATTTCTGTGACATATACCACACACTTTTCTACACATGTTCTGGGAATATCAGTGCTAATCTGTTAATAAAACTTCAGTGAAAGTACAAAATCTTATTAATGGCTCTTAGTTTACTTAAGGCTAGAGAAAGGTTTACACTGAATGCTATTCTCTGGTTTTACGGCAGCTAACGGTagattttaacattttgttttctcctagtataaatttacaaaaatgctGGACAGAATTGTGAGCCTTGAAGGTTGCAAGAGTGAACTAGTCCCAATCAAAGGCAATACAAGCTTGGACTGAAATGGCATCTGCTATTGTATAGGCATTCTTATAACACTACTACCTCTGTAGTAAAGAAGATTTCAGTATGCGTGTAACTATATCTGTACTCATTTATAAGTCTGCCCCTTCAAACCACCCCCCATTTCTCCTTAATTGTCTACTGTTATGGGTCAACTGTGTACACATaaacaaaactcaaaaaactcaaaaaacagTTGTGTCTCCATCCATAACATGGCTTCTGTTTAAAAAAGACATAAGAAAAAAGTTCAACTTGTTTTTTCGGAGCAGGGGTTTCCTCTGTGGTAACCCTCTATGAAGGTCACTTTTtgtgcttttctcagtaaggcaAGAGATGCCTACATAACTCTTTCACTTGTTTGAGGATTCTGTAGGATGCCCTTATACTGATCTTTGCAGGACACTCACTCTCAGCAACTGTGCAGAAACATCATTAACGTCTACCTGTCTTTAGAAATGGTTTCAAAGTTTCAATGTTTCCAATCTTATAAGCTTTTCTTCTGAGGTCTGTCTTTACCTTAAGTAACTGTTTCCAATCTTACAATTGCATTTACGATACAATCTTACTAAGCATTTAGtagaatacaataaaaaaatcatatgtTGGTTTTTTAATGATACCTTTACTTTATTGTGacttaaatgaacattttaataatatCTATTCGTTCCAAGTGCAGTGCAttcttttgtagcaactgttATGAGGTTGAACACCTTTACAGAAAgctggcaaaaatcccagtcaATCTAATGAGAAATTGCAGTGcactttttttgttaaaattgctacagtgatagaaaagcattgaaccatttttcttattttaacttttacttTTGTTAATTAAGACTTCCAGTGCAAGTATCTACTTTGTTGCAAAGCCATTCTTGGCAATTACAGCTTCAAGATGTCCATAGTAAGAAGTAATGCGCTTTTAGctttttttggcccattccACTTGGCAAACTGTCTTAATTCTCCAAGGTTCAGAGGGTTGGACCTGCAGTTTCAAAATCCTTCATGCATTTTCAAAGGCATTCGAGTCAGGAGATACAAGCAACTACATCTGTTTAAGAAACCAGTCTTGAGTTGTTTTGGCTGCatgtttaggatcattgtcttgttgaaatgtcCATTATCTCCCCTTTCTTCACCAATAACATTAAACTCTCCTCTAATATCTCAATTAACTGTGGTTCTACGAACTTTCTAATTGCATATTATTAAACAAAACATACCCAGAGAGATGTTTAAGGTCTTTGCCATGGCTCTGTAACTTTTTTCATGTGGATTTCCTTATACCTTTTATAATGACAACAGATGCAATTTGCACAAGAACACCACTTTTTCGCTCATattaaaagtacaaaaacaatcaaaaaacaACGTTTGAACACTTCCTCTCGGGATGCATTTATTTAGAGTGCACCATTTGCTTCAATGATATTTTGTACGTATTTGAAAAGTCATACTGCTGGGCTAGTTCAGATATTTTATGTGTGAAGTTTTGAGTGATAAGCATCTCTTTGATAGGCTGAGCAGAAAGTTCATCTCTGTTGTAAATGCTACAGTGATTGCTACTGAATTGAGACACTTTCTCACCCCTAGGCTTTatcttctgtaaagcttgtccaacaaAGCTGGTCAATAGTGCATtagtgggtggagcatggacaGGTCAGTTCCAATGGGTTTGCAAAAAGAACAGTTCAACATTTTGAGTAATTTGGATGAGCTTCCCAGTCTTGGTCCTGGGGTACCCCTGTACTGCAAAAACACCTAGTCTACGTTAATGAAGGGCTTCTTAATGAGTTAATGTGTTGGAAGCACAGACAACACTTTAATGTGCAGTCCAGGGATACTGAAGGAGCAACACTCACCTAAACTTAAAGGCCTTTTAACAGTAGGATCCCCAGACAGTGATTTTCAGTCCAACACTAAGCTGAAAACTGATCCTCAAAGTTAAAGCCATACGATGGTGTGAGAAGGAAACGGAAGGAACAAGACTATTTTGAAAATCAACCGCTGAGGGTTTTAGAGGATGGCCAGCCTTTAGTGCTTACGCCATCCCTGAAAATAGCAACTTCTCCCTTAAGTCATCCTTCCATCTCACATGGGGGAGGTCTAATCAAGGGCCTTTCCTGGGGGTCATCCCAAGGGTGGAATGAACCCTTAAGCTTTGGGATCTTTATGTAAAAAACGATTACTCATTTAGGTGCTTATATGATTCATtctgaaagtgttttttgtCATGTGAGGGGGACTGTGGTGGTTTCCTTCTCGACACGTGACAGACGTAGGCTATGTGTGAAGAGAGGAGTACAAAGGTGGAAAAAAAAGCCACCCCCTCTAAAACGAACACGGCTTTGACGACTAGCATTGTCTGTAGTGCCGTTTCATTCGCATATTAGGATGTGTTTGTGCATTGTTGTTCGTGTAAGCACACATGAAGGGACAAAACAGGTTACGATTGTGCAATGGAGCTGACTTCTGTGTATGGCTGTTGCGGGCTAATGATCGTATGACAACACTTCCTTCATTGCTACTCAAGGCAGGCTAGAGGAACAATACCACTCAGGGCCTGCCTTTAAGATATACAGCAACAAACAAGCAAATCCTACAAGTCACTTCTTTGCAAACCATTAGATGAAACAATGTACTATGACACAGTGATCCACTGCTGCCCTTTTTGAGAAAAACATGGCAGTTCATAATTGTTAAGATGGTGATGAGTGGTGAACACCACTCCACAAAATCTGCCTCAGAAAACTTCACATCAACTTATTTGTGAATGTAGATATTTCAAATGAGGGCTTGTTAAAGAGCAACCAATCAGAGACTCTAcacctctgtaaagaaatctggtcACAGTTGCTCAGAGTGGAGGTGACAGGAACCATCTTaacagtttaatgcctctaaaagctccctcacaaaacatattacatgaaatgtctATGAATACCCTGCTTAAAgattgagacattgttttacaaaagttttgagataagatttttgcctaaaacatactttttgGCACAACAGTACTCCGTATTATTttggatttaaaaataaatttggaTTTACCAGTACttgtacatttataaaatatattgctACTGTcgcaacaaaacctcatatctccaaaatggtaactttacagaaggtaaaaaacaaacaaacatacttttaatgtacgtctATGGAACCAGgcgtttttttccccacataaTTTGGGCCGTTTCTGTTTTTCATCATGCAACTTGCACACAATGTATTCGGCAGcacacattttgtgtgtgtagtatgaAATACTGTAGTATGAAAATTCAAGAGATCTATGTTCACTGGTAGTTTAGGATAATAAAAAGAAGGGCTACATTTATGTTACATTGTAATTATCGGTTCCCATCTccacctctgtaaagaaatcaggtAGTAAACTCAACAACCCACTCTGAGCGATTTCTTTTCAACTTGATAGTTTAGAAAGAGATGTTGAGAAATCCTCCTTAATCGTTTAAGTATATGTCAAGTTAATACAAGAGCTCCCCCTTCTGGTagaaaattattaaaaagaTATTTCACTTTTAGCAACAAGGTCTGTTCAAATTTTATTGGTCAACATTGTTCAACGTGTCAACGTTGTGGTGTTCTTGCAAACAAGCCGACAAAAATACGAAGGGGAAAATAAAAGACTATTCGTAAGACactgaaacaaaacacaattctggaaaaaacaatgaagcaaAAGAATATCACAGCACTATATAGTTGTAGAGCAGAAGTTGCCAATTCACCCCCTTAGGGAGCTCCACCTAATCTCCATTCTATTTTTCCCCACCTGAGCCAAGTAATCACATACTGTAAAACATGTTTGCCTGGATCAGGAATCTAAGCCTCTGGAATTTTTCACAAATGGATTGGCTGGGTTCTAACAGCagtatgcagaaatttggcCAAATTACATTGTTGATTGGAATTAGTCCATATCCTCTAAAGAGGtcacacgtctgcacattttaagacataattactgtttatttgctaaatttaacatgtttgagaaaaacacaaaacatggcctgtgcaaacgttggcacattttattttttccaatatgctaaactcagcaaataaatagaaattgtgcgtTAAAATCTGCATCAAAATTCCACATTTAAATTtcttccctgtagaggatgtgtcaagTTATTctcaattagaaaatcaacaaaacaggtcatttgaCTGGGGCAGACGATTGTAGATGGCAAGATCCACAGCTGTCGCTGTATAGCAGAAGAACTTGGGATATGATGTCCAAACTGGGCTGCCTTTCCTTTTATGTCTTGACTGCTGTGTCTCTGGACCTGTAGATGACCCCTCTGCTCTTCAGTTCACGCACGACTCCTATTAGACAGATTATGAAGAATGGCTTACCGTTTAAAACTGAATAGGATTCAGGACTCTCATAGATAAGCTCTAATTTCTCCTCACTGATTTTTAGGATTTGTGAAGTGTACACTTGCATGTGTTTTATAATTATCTGTATATGCCTTGTTCAATGTTATAcagtataaaatatatttaaataaacattcctCTATGAAAGGTCAAATTCAGGACTGAGGTTGGGTTAAGTGTCCTCATCTAAGCAATCAAACTCTAACCCTAATATTGCTCTATCATTTTCAACAGTACAGCGGCAAAGGAAGATAAGTATTTCGGAGGAGTATTGTGTTATGATCAATGTCCCTGATAAAAGTCTTAACACACCTGGAGGTAACCGGCCAGTTACTGTTACAGCGTACACACCTGGCTTGAAATTtcctgagaaagaaaacaatggAGTACATTGATCCATCTAGAACTTACAATCACTCAGTAGTCACCATGTAGGTCAAATTGACAGGCACAGAGAAAGGTATGTGTTCTTACCTATTCTTTGCCATTTAGCTACCCAACTGTCTTCAGGGCTCATCATGGCAATAACActaggaattaaaaaaaaaaaaaacacagcaaaacaaaaaacagtaatcAATATTAATAGAGTAATGTCACACAAGAGAAATTAAACCGAACACTTTCATGCATAAATTACAAATTAAACCTTAAAGCaccaattactttttttttttttttaaaaacattaatgtgCATGTACACATGTAGACACCGCTTTTCTCCTATCCCACTCTG from Pygocentrus nattereri isolate fPygNat1 chromosome 23, fPygNat1.pri, whole genome shotgun sequence encodes the following:
- the supt4h1 gene encoding transcription elongation factor SPT4 encodes the protein MSLETVPKDLRHLRACLLCSLVKTIDQFEYDGCDNCEAYLQMKGNREMVYECTSSSFDGVIAMMSPEDSWVAKWQRIGNFKPGVYAVTVTGRLPPGVVRELKSRGVIYRSRDTAVKT